A window from Podospora bellae-mahoneyi strain CBS 112042 chromosome 1 map unlocalized CBS112042p_1, whole genome shotgun sequence encodes these proteins:
- a CDS encoding uncharacterized protein (EggNog:ENOG503PR9W) gives MTPQLPETPRKQTTVGGRVTKAKGSNPKSSRSSTTKGRKLRYGPCPTCKIGILERKRNNPEGAGPDAGLWRLSCSRYTARPPCRHYEAFNEDPQILWTQKQNELGKGPCPECHIGQLVERVKNPFEYTEKYAECSRRGEEDGCYYIRPVIKGKAVEAVKGNIDTVEAGPSKQDNGIKMDQNSGDMNGEAGNSKDEASNNNNQATIPHHIEAQQPVIPETRKQTRGTSKSIHKHTAEDLSGIETGDSMEHTTAKASSKEKVKVTIDLTLDEEDENDETKFGSVSACYPAPANVYPARTRLFQSASPQNLEGMQAPITAVSTSSKSGLIIPSGHHSTLVTPAKSPNSLGHSPFSVPGKPAPTSNTSGRFNTPTKSLGMAGQQPFSSGMVTPTSNRPNKTFILPPTLPQKRGRKDDEKEEFDIDTGLKDAMIELADQLDTPVPNSKTQPKGQVNTTPTSQFTYRTSYHGNNPFNSYNTTRVRSQFNRPSNNQPNNDPSTQANYQPTNQFVHPPSNSVVKPTLNPVYNSDSDVPTNPWDIWEAHRLTNSQFLNNNAGTKDDKPPAKRQKRDEFDDSDLDDNDFMALAEQTEGQSLGGKR, from the exons ATGACTCCTCAGCTGCCAGAAA CTCCGCGGAAGCAGACAACAGTCGGTGGCCGTGTGACCAAGGCAAAGGGTAGTAATCCCAAGTCCAGTCGTTCCAGCACCACAAAAGGCCGTAAGCTTAGATATGGTCCTTGCCCAACATGCAAAATTGGAATTCTGGAACGAAAGAGAAACAACCCAGAAGGAGCAGGCCCTGATGCCG GACTCTGGCGCCTGAGCTGTTCTAGATATACCGCTCGTCCTCCTTGCAGACATTACGAAGCCTTCAACGAAGATCCTCAGATTCTTTGGACACAGAAACAAAACGAACTGGGCAAGGGGCCATGTCCTGAGTGCCATATCGGCCAGCTGGTTGAGAGGGTTAAGAACCCTTTCGAGTACACCGAGAAGTACGCAGAGTGCTCGAGACGAGGTGAAGAGGACGGGTGTTACTATATACGGCCGGTTATCAAAGGAAAGGCTGTGGAAGCGGTAAAAGGGAATATCGACACAGTTGAGGCCGGTCCCTCGAAGCAAGACAATGGCATCAAGATGGATCAGAATTCCGGTGATATGAATGGCGAGGCTGGCAACAGTAAAGACgaagccagcaacaacaacaaccaggcCACTATTCCCCACCACATCGAGGCTCAACAGCCTGTTATTCCCGAGACCCGAAAGCAGACGAGAGGGACATCCAAGTCGATCCATAAACACACGGCAGAAGACTTGAGTGGAATCGAAACTGGCGATAGTATGGAGCATACGACTGCCAAGGCCTCCTCTAAAGAAAAGGTCAAGGTCACAATCGACCTGACTCTcgacgaagaggacgagAATGATGAGACGAAGTTTGGCTCCGTGAGCGCGTGTTATCCAGCACCCGCGAACGTTTACCCTGCTCGGACGAGGCTGTTCCAATCCGCCTCGCCGCAAAATCTCGAGGGCATGCAGGCGCCGATAACAGCTGTCTCAACTTCTTCAAAAAGTGGTCTCATCATTCCTAGTGGTCATCACAGCACGTTGGTCACCCCGGCGAAGAGCCCTAATTCACTAGGGCACTCGCCTTTTTCTGTCCCTGGAAAACCTGCGCCGACTTCGAATACTTCCGGTCGTTTCAACACACCGACCAAGTCCCTGGGTATGGCAGGGCAGCAGCCTTTTTCTTCCGGCATGGTTACACCCACCAGTAACCGGCCTAACAAGACTTTCATCTTGCCGCCCACGCTTCCCCAGAAGCGAGGGAGAaaggatgatgagaaggaggaatTTGACATCGATACTGGCCTTAAGGACGCCATGATCGAGCTCGCCGACCAACTTGATACACCCGTgcccaacagcaaaacaCAACCCAAGGGGCAGGTAAACACCACGCCAACTAGCCAGTTCACCTACCGGACGAGCTACCACGGGAATAACCCGTTTAACAGCTACAATACCACACGTGTTCGAAGCCAGTTCAACCGCCCCTCGAACAATCAACCTAACAACGACCCCAGTACTCAGGCGAATTACCAACCGACCAACCAGTTCGTCCACCCCCCCAGTAATTCGGTGGTGAAACCGACGTTGAACCCAGTGTACAACTCCGACAGCGATGTTCCCACGAACCCCTGGGACATCTGGGAAGCCCACAGGCTGACCAACAGTCAGTTTCTGAACAACAATGCCGGTACCAAGGATGACAAACCCCCTGCCAAACGCCAGAAGAGAGATGAGTTTGACGATTCTGACTTGGATGATAACGACTTTATGGCGCTGGCGGAGCAGACTGAGGGACAGTCTCTTGGTGGGAAGAGGTGA
- a CDS encoding uncharacterized protein (EggNog:ENOG503P5YJ; COG:S), whose product MSAPRTKRPFAGAASDPAHRQITSFFSPSFSGSPTATQSTKTPLNGPILPAPVQTNLLNVGMRVRKSVQEGYKTGAQYSAFKLWEDNAAPITPTPTVPVSTAAGGGMRELLPFSGIHKVGGLGIQPSNGAGADDCEMAGSQESIYSNGSATSAVEATERVNLNAKKRFFVGEEDEEEQEEGVVLSWEDVDVSPRSFGPAGFENRRWAVPRGKKGREGAVAAAAGQENTVRVLVDGNDFEEASFLEGMGDE is encoded by the coding sequence ATGTCCGCCCCTCGAACCAAGCGCCCCTTTGCCGGCGCCGCCAGCGACCCTGCCCACCGTCAAataacctccttcttctccccctctttctccggttcccccaccgccacccaaTCGACCAAAACGCCCCTCAACGGTCCCATCCTCCCTGCCCCAGTGcaaaccaacctcctcaacgtCGGGATGCGCGTCCGCAAGTCAGTCCAGGAAGGCTACAAGACCGGTGCGCAGTACTCTGCCTTCAAGCTCTGGGAAGACAACGCCGCTCCCATCACCCCAACCCCTACAGTTCCTGTCagcactgctgctggtggtggaatgAGGGAGCTCCTCCCTTTTAGCGGCATCCACAAAGTCGGTGGGCTCGGGATCCAGCCATCTAACGGTGCTGGAGCGGACGATTGTGAGATGGCGGGATCGCAGGAGTCGATTTACAGCAATGGGAGTGCTACCTCTGCGGTGGAGGCGACGGAGAGGGTGAACCTCAATGCGAAGAAGAGGTTCtttgttggggaggaagacgaggaggagcaggaggagggggtggtgctctcgtgggaggatgtggatgtcAGCCCTAGGAGTTTTGGGCCGGCGGGGTTTGAAAATAGGAGGTGGGCTGTGCcgaggggaaagaagggtagggagggtgctgttgctgctgcggctgggCAGGAGAATACTGTTCGGGTGCTGGTGGACGGCAATGATTTTGAGGAGGCGAGCTTCCTGGAGGGGATGGGTGATGAGTAG
- a CDS encoding uncharacterized protein (EggNog:ENOG503NUP6; COG:J), whose protein sequence is MAEPTPNPAPPAETPEVAGEDAGPSKKALKKAEAKAKKEAEKAKRAAERAAATAQANAAAAEDHATGNYGQETHETKLSEDATEISLKTLNDEHLGKKVKLRAFLQNARMQGAKMAFVELRETGNWAIQGVVAANADGSVSRQMVKFIGSVNPESFVVVEATVEKPLEPVKSCRVSNYELHLTKLFVISSAPAMLGMTLSTANKAVTNFSDEEAPAEATVEGVEKLSISGEVSGPPAASMLTHLDNIVMHKRSYVQQAIADIRVEVKHLFRSYLREHGFKEFEPPCLIAAASEGGANVFRLPYFEKEAFLAQSPQFYKQIEVLAGRKRVFCVGPVFRAENSNTPRHMTEFTGLDLEMEVTDYQEALHMLEGVLLHIFRTIKKTCADEIALVRSVYPSEEFLLPEEGKEVRLTFAEGQKLLREEGPEEFRNVSDFEDMSTPQEKALGALIKKKYNTDFYVLDKFPSDARPFYAKEDPTNPKVTLAYDMFMRGQEILSGGQRIHDPVELEARLRTKGVDPKSPGIREYVDLFRQVGAPPHAGGGIGLDRVVAWYLNLPSVHLAAYYPRTPKRLLP, encoded by the exons ATGGCCGAACCCACGCCAAATCCCGCCCCTCCTGCTGAGACCCCAGAGGTTGCTGGTGAGGATGCTGGCCCCTCCAAGAAGGCCCtgaagaaggctgaggcCAAGGCTAAAAAAG AGGCCGAGAAAGCCAAGCGGGCCGCTGAGAGagctgctgctactgctcAGGCcaacgctgctgctgctgaggacCATGCCACGGGCAATTATGGCCAAGAGACTCACGAGACCAAGTTGTCCGAGGATGCCACCGAGATCAGTCTTAAGACGCTCAACGATGAGCATCtcggcaagaaggtcaaACTTAGAGCTTTTCTCCAGAATGCGAGAATGCAAGGCGCCAAGATG GCCTTTGTTGAGCTGAGAGAAACCGGCAACTGGGCGATCCAGGGCGTGGTTGCGGCGAACGCTGATGGTTCAGTGAGCCGTCAAATGGTCAAGTTTATCGGATCAGTTAACCCTGAGTCctttgtggttgttgaagccACAGTCGAGAAGCCTCTTGAGCCCGTCAAGAGCTGCCGTGTCTCTAACTACGAGCTCCACTTGACCAAGCTTTTTGTCATTTCCTCTGCTCCCGCCATGTTGGGCATGACCCTCTCGACAGCCAACAAGGCTGTCACAAACTTCAGCGATGAAGAGGCCCCCGCGGAAGCGACTGTGGAAGGTGTTGAGAAGCTGAGCATTTCTGGCGAGGTCTCCGGTCCTCCGGCCGCCTCGATGCTTACGCATTTGGACAACATTGTCATGCACAAGCGCTCTTATGTCCAGCAGGCCATTGCTGACATCCGCGTTGAGGTGAAGCACCTGTTCCGTTCTTACCTGCGCGAGCACGGTTTCAAGGAGTTTGAGCCTCCCTGCCTCATTGCTGCCGCCTCCGAAGGTGGTGCCAATGTGTTCCGCCTGCCTTATTTCGAGAAAGAGGCTTTCCTTGCCCAGTCACCACAGTTTTACAAGCAGATCGAAGTTCTTGCGGGAAGAAAGCGTGTCTTCTGTGTTGGGCCCGTGTTCAGAGCCGAGAACAGCAACACACCCAGACACATGACCGAGTTCACAGGTCTCGATTTGGAAATGGAGGTGACTGATTACCAGGAAGCTTTGCACATGCTCGAGGGTGTACTCCTTCACATCTTCCGCACTATCAAGAAGACTTGCGCAGATGAGATCGCCCTCGTACGGTCGGTATATCCCTCGGAGGAGTTTCTCTTACccgaggagggcaaggaggTCCGCTTGACTTTTGCTGAGGGCCAAAAGCTCttgagagaagaaggcccaGAGGAATTCAGAAATGTCAGTGACTTCGAGGATATGAGCACACCCCAAGAGAAGGCTCTGGGTGctctcatcaagaagaagtacAACACCGACTTCTATGTGTTGGACAAGTTCCCATCTGATGCCCGCCCCTTCTACGCTAAGGAGGATCCCACTAATCCCAAGGTCACATTGGCTTACGACATGTTCATGAGAGGGCAAGAGATTCTGTCCGGTGGTCAGCGTATCCACGATCCTGTGGAGCTTGAAGCTCGCCTTCGCACCAAGGGGGTCGATCCTAAGAGCCCGGGCATTCGCGAATACGTTGACCTGTTCCGTCAAGTCGGAGCGCCACCCCACGCTGGTGGAGGCA TTGGTCTTGATCGTGTTGTTGCGTGGTATCTCAACCTTCCCAGTGTTCACCTTGCCGCCTACTACCCACGCACCCCCAAGAGATTGTTGCCTTGA
- a CDS encoding uncharacterized protein (EggNog:ENOG503Q3N3; COG:S): MADEQVLPTLPKTPFNGASKRAWAKANAPPPSVSTSSDPAVFSSDDDPALEAYGSARRHKRRYVGTWYEQHAALSSDSAMGDYSSSPFVRSSPIVCRPLRRKAGARQQKREFRKLDSGIFMGGPDSTDTEGDVPAPYTPKFFASPAQLKISPRSQPQLSEAEAVARERIKRCVENGTQEVDLSDLGLNSISTETIAPIADIEPIPVVVKGVSFRQADPDIKIYLYNNHLKDFPSSLVNVEPLTFLTLRNNDLTEIPTCIGKLKNLKTLNLAQNKLRYLPAEILRLMGDEGKLVMLHTASNPWWMAEKVSFEAATTNCGPNPLIRTPVEFLGSDGRIYSRFRLPLFGDLAESTGSLELEVEDPTELEMPQDVSYREQDDNRLLNPKGARSLFEYALKTLTQLPEPELEEVNYWLEVDEGYPDVREALNQAAQAHRRGGLTCSVCNRGMVVPLTRWVEFKAPAATKLDRELLIPFLKVGCSWKCVPACQSKS, from the exons ATGGCGGACGAGCAGGTCTTACCAACGCTGCCAAAAACCCCATTCAATGGGGCGAGCAAGCGAGCGTGGGCGAAAGCCAACGCGCCTCCACCCAGCGTCTCAACCTCGAGCGATCCAGCCGTCTTTTCCAGCGATGACGACCCTGCACTCGAGGCATACGGAAGCGCCCGCCGACACAAGCGGCGGTATGTAGGGACATGGTATGAGCAGCATGCTGCTCTGTCTTCCGACTCCGCAATGGGTGATTACTCGTCGTCGCCCTTTGTTCGCTCATCGCCCATCGTCTGCCGCCCTCTTCGGCGAAAGGCTGGGGCGAGACAGCAAAAGCGCGAGTTCAGGAAGCTCGACAGTGGTATTTTCATGGGTGGACCGGACTCTACTGATACAGAGGGCGACGTCCCGGCCCCATACACACCAAAGTTCTTCGCGTCGCCGGCACAGCTGAAAATATCGCCTCGATCTCAACCACAGTTGTCCGAAGCTGAGGCAGTTGCACGGGAGAGGATCAAAAGATGTGTGGAGAACGGCACCCAGGAGGTTGATTTGAG TGACCTTGGCCTGAACTCTATCTCGACGGAGACTATTGCACCAATTGCCGATATCGAGCCGATTCCCGTGGTTGTGAAGGGCGTGTCATTCCGCCAAGCTGATCCAGACATCAAGATATATCTGTACAACAACCACCTTAAAGACTTTCCCTCATCTCTGGTGAATGTCGAACCTCTTACGTTCCTCACTCTCCGAAACAACGACTTGACGGAGATTCCAACATGTATTGGAAAGCTAAAGAATCTGAAGACGCTTAACCTTGCGCAAAACAAGCTCAGGTATCTTCCGGCCGAGATTCTGCGGCTCATGGGCGATGAGGGGAAGTTGGTGATGCTTCATACTGCATCAAATCCTTGGTGGATGGCAGAGAAGGTTTCGTTCGAGGCCGCGACAACAAACTGCGGTCCCAACCCATTGATCCGGACCCCAGTGGAATTCTTGGGCAGCGATGGTCGGATCTACTCGAGATTTCGTCTGCCGTTGTTCGGAGATTTGGCTGAGAGCACTGGCTCACTGGaattggaggtggaggaccCTACCGAGCTCGAGATGCCCCAGGATGTTAGCTACAGGGAGCAGGACGATAACAGGCTCCTCAACCCAAAGGGTGCGAGGTCGCTATTCGAGTATGCGCTCAAAACGCTTACTCAGCTGCCGGAGCCTGAGCTAGAGGAAGTCAACTATTGGTTGGAAGTTGATGAAGGCTATCCGGACGTTCGGGAGGCGCTCAATCAGGCCGCGCAGGCCCACCGCAGAGGTGGCCTCACATGCTCGGTGTGTAACCGGGGGATGGTCGTTCCTCTGACCAGGTGGGTTGAGTTCAAGGCTCCTGCAGCGACGAAGTTGGACAGGGAGTTGCTTATACCCTTCTTGAAAGTTGGATGTTCGTGGAAGTGTGTGCCTGCCTGTCAGTCGAAGTCTTAG
- a CDS encoding uncharacterized protein (BUSCO:EOG09260QVP; EggNog:ENOG503NWQ6; COG:S), whose product MLAMPSATTLLIGLLALPSAVRAVFRDEVGHIDYHYQLLGLPKRETTFFHRPRKDEQGSLLYTLSDEGVLGAVNPGTGGVVWRQFLAGDSNNETAVGEGFARAGEGEGWVASAYGGEVHAWDAVTGRNTFWARFPGKVKDLEVMEMTEAERKDVLVLFEEEEKGETVLRRLNALNGDVVWEFREVTKDVPLQVSTNVEKVFVVFLKGTKGAYSLKVTTLDTLTGKRLDELVIGTKANLNDEGDIMLVGANSAAPIVAWTDAEHTALRVNVLGLKTSQEFPLVEGTVEVEIHAPHLIQSQPHFLVHSKTATGNKGEVYHIDLKTGHISKAYDLPLLPGKGAFATSSISANVYFTRITEDELILVSSQSHGVLGRWPLKNTNSKVASIHAVSEVIKKAGADGSYAVRSAALTADDEWALVRNGEIGWTRPEGLSGGVAATFAEIPESEELAKSLEQEAHSNPVQAYIHRVKRHINDLQYLPAYLNNVPTRLISSIAGTDVTSSAGKLSRDSFGFHKLVILATKRGMVYGLDIGNSGAAVWQKRAFQISKGQKWDVKGILVNESSGEVTILGAHNDFVVLKTETGQVISAKAPSSEATTQSTALIDTASGPRLLRIGLDGKIGDLPVDKAPKQTVVTRGADGELKGVVFIPDGTTAHESTSWIFSLPENQRVVSIATRPSHDAVASIGRVLGDRTVKYKYLNPNTIVVAAIDDKTWTLTVYLLDTVSGQILSSAKYNGVDPTKPVECAMAENWFVCSFFGQYTLRDNSAQSLKGYQIAVSDLYESEEANDRGPLGDASTFSSLDPVDVPTGVALPSVVSQTYIMGAPVSALQVSQTRQGITTRHILAYLPENHGIMGIPRMLLEPRRPVGRDATHAEIEEGLFRYHPAIEIDPKSVITHERDIVGIKKIITSPAIVESTSLVFAYGVDIFGTRVTPSFLFDILGKGFNKVSLVSTVLALFVGVTMLGPMVRKKQINLRWSAPM is encoded by the exons ATGCTCGCCATGCCCTCCGCGACAACCCTCTTAATAGGGCTGCTCGCCCTCCCTTCGGCCGTCCGCGCCGTCTTCAGAGATGAAGTGGGCCATATTGACTACCACTACCAACTCCTCGGCCTTCCGAAAAGGGAAACAACCTTTTTCCACCGCCCCAGAAAAGACGAGCAAGGAAGCTTGCTTTACACATTGAGTGATGAGGGCGTGTTGGGGGCTGTAAACCCGGGTACTGGCGGGGTTGTCTGGAGGCAGTTTCTGGCGGGGGATAGCAACAATGAAACGGcagtgggagaggggttCGCCAGGgcgggcgagggtgagggatggGTGGCTAGTGCTTATGGAGGTGAGGTGCATGCCTGGGACGCGGTGACGGGGAGGAATACGTTCTGGGCGAGGTTTCCGGGGAAGGTCAAGGAtttggaggtgatggagatgacggaggcggagaggaaggatgTGCTGGTgctttttgaggaggaggagaagggggagacagTGTTGAGACGGTTGAATGCGCTTAACGGGGATGTGGTTTGGGAGTTCAGGGAGGTGACCAAGGACGTGCCGCTTCAAGTCAGCACGAATGTCGAGAAGGTTTTCGTGGTATTCTTGAAGGGGACCAAGGGGGCGTACAGCCTCAAGGTTACGACTCTGGATACGCTTACTGGGAAGAGGCTCGATGAGCTGGTTATTGGGACTAAGGCGAACCTGAATGACGAGGGAGATATCATGCTTGTCGGCGCGAACTCGGCGGCTCCGATTGTGGCTTGGACTGATGCTGAGCATACGGCTTTGAGGGTCAACGTTTTAGGTTTGAAGACGAGCCAGGAGTTTCCTTTAGTTGAGGGgactgttgaggttgagattcACGCTCCTCATCTGATTCAGTCGCAGCCGCATTTCTTGGTGCACAGCAAGACTGCGACTGGCAACAAGGGCGAGGTTTACCACATCGACCTGAAGACTGGACATATCTCCAAGGCGTATGATCTGCCTCTGCTTCCAGGCAAGGGCGCTTTTGCAACTAGCTCGATCTCAGCCAACGTGTACTTCACGCGTATCACTGAGGATGAGTTGATTTTGGTCTCATCCCAGTCTCACGGCGTTCTTGGACGCTGGCCCCTCAAGAACACCAACTCCAAGGTCGCTTCCATTCATGCAGTATCTGAGGTGATCAAGAAGGCTGGAGCTGATGGCAGCTATGCCGTTCGGTCTGCGGCCCTTACTGCCGATGACGAGTGGGCTCTCGTTCGTAATGGTGAGATCGGATGGACTCGCCCTGAAGGCCTTTCTGGAGGCGTTGCTGCTACCTTTGCTGAGATCCCTGAGAGTGAAGAGCTGGCCAAGTCTCTCGAACAGGAGGCCCATAGCAACCCGGTTCAAGCTTATATTCATCGCGTCAAACGCCATATCAACGATCTCCAGTACCTCCCTGCTTACCTCAACAACGTGCCCACGAGGTTGATTAGCAGCATCGCCGGCACCGATGTCACTTCTTCGGCTGGAAAGCTGTCGCGCGACAGCTTTGGCTTCCACAAGCTGGTCATTCTTGCCACCAAGCGCGGTATGGTTTACGGGCTTGATATTGGTAACTCTGGCGCTGCTGTCTGGCAAAAGAGGGCATTCCAGATTTCCAAGGGCCAGAAGTGGGATGTCAAGGGAATCCTGGTCAACGAGTCATCGGGCGAGGTCACAATCCTCGGTGCTCACAATGACTTTGTGGTCTTGAAGACCGAGACGGGTCAAGTTATCAGCGCTAAGGCGCCCAGCTCCGAAGCAACAACTCAGAGCACTGCTCTCATTGACACCGCTTCTGGCCCACGTCTCCTACGCATTGGCCTAGACGGCAAGATTGGTGATCTCCCTGTTGATAAGGCTCCGAAGCAGACTGTTGTCACTCGTGGTGCCGATGGCGAACTGAAGGGTGTCGTCTTCATTCCTGATGGTACCACCGCTCATGAATCTACGTCTTGGATCTTCTCCTTGCCTGAGAATCAGCGCGTCGTCAGCATCGCTACCAGGCCCTCACACGATGCTGTTGCTTCGATTGGCCGCGTTCTGGGCGACCGCACAGTCAAGTACAAGTACTTGAACCCGAACACTATTGTTGTTGCCGCCATCGACGACAAGACCTGGACCCTCACTGTCTACCTTCTTGACACTGTGTCTGGCCAAATCCTTTCCTCGGCCAAGTACAACGGTGTCGACCCCACTAAGCCGGTCGAGTGCGCCATGGCTGAGAACTGGTTCGTCTGCTCGTTCTTTGGGCAGTACACACTGCGTGATAACTCGGCTCAGTCTCTCAAAGGCTACCAGATTGCTGTTTCGGATCTCTACGAAAGCGAGGAGGCTAATGACCGCGGCCCGCTTGGTGATGCCtcgaccttctcctccctcgacccTGTCGATGTCCCCACTGGTGTCGCCCTGCCTTCGGTAGTTTCCCAGACTTACATCATGGGCGCTCCTGTCTCGGCCCTGCAGGTCTCGCAGACCAGGCAAGGGATTACCACTCGCCATATCCTCGCCTACCTGCCCGAGAACCATGGTATCATGGGCATCCCAAGAATGCTCCTCGAGCCTCGCCGTCCTGTGGGTCGGGATGCTACGCATGCTGAGATCGAGGAGGGTTTGTTCAGATACCATCCCGCGATTGAGATCGACCCCAAGAGCGTTATCACGCACGAGAGGGATATCGTTGGTATCAAGAAAATTATTACGTCGCCGGCTATTGTTGAAAGCACCAGTCTCGTGTTTGCCTATGGTGTGGATATTTTCGGCACAAGAGTCACTCCTAGCTTCTTGTTTGATATCCTTGGGAAGGGTTTCAACAAGGTGTCGCTTGTGTCGACGGTGTTGGCGTTGTTTGTTGGTGTGACTATGTTGGGCCCTATG GTGAGGAAAAAGCAGATCAACTTGAGGTGGAGTGCGCCGATGTAG
- the rps27 gene encoding 40S ribosomal protein S27 (COG:J; EggNog:ENOG503P557), with the protein MSPIQYCAALMLHKEYSFIAPIVKVLAVDLINPSPAAEARKHKLKTLVPAPRSFFMDVKCPGCFTITTVFSHAQTVVICQGCTTVLCQPTGGKARLTEGCSFRRK; encoded by the exons ATGTCGCCAATACAGTATTGTGCTGCCTTGATGCTTCACAAGGAGTATTCATTCATCGCCCCTATTGTCAAG GTTCTCGCCGTTgatctcatcaaccccagcccGGCTGCTGAGGCCCGCAAGCACAAGCTCAAG ACCCTTGTGCCCGCTCCCCGCTCTTTCTTCATGGACGTCAAGTGCCCCGGAtgcttcaccatcaccaccgtcttCTCCCACGCCCAGACCGTCGTCATCTGCCAGGGCTGCACGACCGTCCTCTGCCAGCCTACCGGTGGTAAGGCCAGACTCACCGAGGGCTGCTCTTTCCGGAGAAAGTAG
- a CDS encoding uncharacterized protein (EggNog:ENOG503P2W8; COG:S), with protein MASKRDHSALSASDYDDAPPSSSNKRRRGQPAAKTKQVEVKTDPTYGQRTAFPGLDDDGNGQFSDEDLETEECGDAFAYLKSVRQEASHVPHILVAPKAGPQLPPHLLSTTANTHDAVDRSLYDDGVGDSRGYYQDGAYTAAPDPSPTSSQQEAGLLASADAEAENKRALSESYYASLTEQFLSLRALLHQEPPQELVDALDKDHGIEVGAFGPKSWTFRVWTKRIRYTDPLPVQIAALDRQSVLKILRIILGGKFIRRGYELRERTSRWIWALLARLPDRGVLDHTEVGWVRDLGKRAVLMMVSIAHMAALREEVDEGLEGEEYGDEEDEEEEEYPVDEDMESESHEDGFGVTIQDDKGTLEVPPANPVESAEEAEDGEMDMDLDEGEISDEDNNKDIGADIAAAKARMLAQLEDIPEYEQGVPAVQVEKVYADQADELVFDETRARINMRATLNMILTVAGELYGQRDLLEFRDPFPSL; from the exons ATGGCTTCAAAACGCGATCACAGCGCCCTCTCGGCCAGTGACTACGATGATgcgccgccctcctcttctaACAAACGTCGTCGCGGGCAGCCTGCTGCTAAGACCAAGCAGGTCGAAGTGAAAACTGACCCGACATACGGCCAGAGAACCGCTTTCCCGGGCCTAGATGACGATGGCAACGGCCAATTCAGCGACGAAGATCTTGAAACTGAGGAGTGCGGCGACGCGTTCGCCTATTTGAAATCTGTTCG ACAAGAAGCCAGCCACGTCCCACACATTCTCGTCGCGCCGAAAGCAGGgccccaactccctccccatttGCTATCTACAACAGCAAACACTCACGATGCAGTCGACCGCAGTCTCTACGATGACGGCGTAGGCGATTCCCGAGGTTACTACCAAGACGGTGCCTACACCGCAGCCCCTGACCCATCACCTACCTCCAGCCAGCAAGAAGCCGGATTGCTGGCCTCAGCCGATGCTGAAGCCGAAAACAAGCGCGCCCTCAGCGAATCCTATTACGCCTCCCTTACCGAACagtttctctctcttcggGCCCTCCTTCACCAGGAACCACCCCAAGAACTTGTTGATGCCCTCGATAAAGACCATGGTATAGAAGTCGGCGCGTTTGGCCCAAAGTCTTGGACTTTCCGGGTGTGGACCAAACGAATCAGATACACAGACCCGCTCCCGGTTCAAATCGCAGCCTTGGACAGGCAGAGCGTTCTCAAGATTCTTCGTATAATTCTCGGTGGCAAGTTCATCCGCCGCGGTTATGAGCTGCGGGAAAGGACTAGTCGCTGGATTTGGGCTTTGCTTGCTCGTTTGCCTGACCGAGGTGTGCTTGACCACACCGAAGTTGGATGGGTGAGGGATCTAGGAAAAAGAGCTGTGCTCATGATGGTTAGTATCGCTCATATGGCTGCGTTGAGAGAAGAAGTGGACGAGGGtttggagggcgaggagtatggcgatgaagaggacgaggaggaagaagagtaCCCCGTGGACGAGGACATGGAATCAGAAAGTCATGAGGACGGTTTTGGTGTCACCATACAGGACGACAAAGGAACCCTCGAGGTACCGCCAGCTAATCCTGTCGAGTctgctgaggaggcggaagaTGGCGAAATGGACATGGACCTCGACGAAGGGGAGATCTCAGAtgaagacaacaacaaggatATCGGTGCTGACATTGCGGCAGCCAAGGCACGCATGCTTGCCCAGCTTGAAGACATCCCAGAGTACGAGCAGGGCGTTCCCGCTGTTCAAGTGGAGAAGGTCTATGCTGACCAAGCGGATGAGCTGGTTTTTGACGAGACGAGAGCCAGAATCAACATGCGGGCGACTTTGAATATGATTTTGACCGTAGCGGGTGAGCTTTATGGGCAAAGGGATTTGCTGGAGTTTCGGGACCCTTTCCCTTCTCTATAG